One genomic region from Papaver somniferum cultivar HN1 unplaced genomic scaffold, ASM357369v1 unplaced-scaffold_103, whole genome shotgun sequence encodes:
- the LOC113327554 gene encoding uncharacterized protein LOC113327554: MDQLPSFEEIHEAVFDLGADSAPGPDGFAGFFYRHCWEIIRDDLIFTKILATRLGSVLSNLVSEEKVAFMKGRNIHDNISVASEMVNVLKIKRKDDNVGLKLDVTQAFDTGDPLSPLIFVLIEDVLTRSITKLFREGHMTTMVIRKGISPTHLFFADDMIFCKGNMKSLRNLVALLGFYQRAWGQAVSREKSKLYYGGGSLRRRATIAEFLGMNIVTFPDRYLGIKVMPGAVKYHHISDVVEKIEEQLSGWKGRMLYFQDRVVLVKSVTASYSIHNMAVYKWPGKFIHQCEVAIHNFLWSGDFQVSRSFVVAYDKICGPYE, encoded by the exons ATGGATCAGCTTCCATCGTTTGAAGAGATTCATGAGGCTGTTTTCGATTTGGGAGCGGATAGTGCTCCGGGCCCGGATGGCTTTGCGGGTTTTTTCTACAGACACTGCTGGGAAATTATTCGTGATGACTTG ATTTTTACTAAGATCCTTGCTACACGTTTGGGGAGTGTGCTGAGTAATTTGGTTTCGGAGGAGAAAGTTGCTTTTATGAAGGGTAGAAATATCCATGATAATATTAGCGTTGCTTCAGAGATGGTTAATGTGCTGAAAATTAAACGTAAGGATGATAATGTGGGTTTAAAACTTGATGTTACTCAAGCTTTCGACACG GGTGATCCTTTGtctcctttgatttttgttttgattgaagatGTCTTAACCAGAAGTATCACAAAACTTTTTCGTGAGGGTCACATGACAACTATGGTCATTAGAAAAGGTATTTCTCCCACTCATTTGTTTTTTGCTGATGACATGATTTTCTGCAAGGGTAACATgaaaagtttgcgaaatttggtTGCTCTTTTGGGTTTTTATCAAAGAGCTTGGGGTCAAGCTGTTAGTCGGGAAAAGAGCAAGCTCTATTATGGAGGTGGTTCTTTGCGAAGACGGGCAACTATTGCTGAATTCTTGGGTATGAATATTGTAACCTTCCCAGATAGATATTTGGGGATTAAAGTTATGCCTGGTGCTGTTAAATATCATCACATTAGTGATGTGGTTGAGAAGATTGAGGAGCAATTATCTGGATGGAAAGGGAGGATGTTATATTTTCAAGATAGAGTGGTGCTAGTCAAATCAGTAACCGCAAGTTATTCAATTCATAATATGGCGGTTTACAAGTGGCCTGGAAAATTTATTCATCAATGTGAGGTAGCCATTCACAACTTTTTGTGGTCGGGCGATTTTCAGGTGAGTAGATCTTTTGTTGTTGCTTATGATAAGATATGTGGTCCTTATGAATAA